The Pseudomonas asiatica sequence GAGTTGCTCCAGCAGGTCGTGTCGTCCAAAGATTATCCGCCCCATGGGATCGAGGCTCTCGGAAATTGTTTGTGCACTGCTTGCCTTTAGCTGAGCGCGAAACCGCTTACGGATTTCAGGCACGGTCTGGCCGCCTGCATGGAAAAAAATAGGCACGATGATGTCGAGCAGCAGGTCGCTGAATTCGCCGGCTTCGCTGGCGGCATCCAGCAAGGCGAAGTACTTGAGCCGAGTCTCCTCCGGCTCGGCGCCCAGGTAAGTGTCCATGAGCACCAGGCGATCAATTCGGTCAGGGTGGGTAGCAGCCAGCGGTGCCCCCCACATACCGCCTACCGACAGCCCGACCAGGTGGCACCTGGTGATTTCCAGTTTGTCCAGCAACGTCAGGTGCTGGCGGACCAGGCTGTTAATGTCGATGGTCGTGGCAGGCGGAGCATCGGAGCCGCCGTGGCCCCAAAGCTCAGGGACGATGACGCGGAAGTGTGCTGACAGGGCTTCGATTTGCGGCTGCCACATCTGGGCGGACCACAGGTAGCTGTGGCCGAGCAGGACCGGGAAGCCTTGGCCCTGGTCGATGTAGCTCATGCGGGCGCCGTCGATTTCGATGAAGTGTCTTTGCATGGAATGGGTCTCGGCTGGGAGCGCTGTAGGGTATTCGAAATTGTCGGGGGCCGCTTTGCGGTCCATTCGCAGCACAAGTCTGCTCCTACAGGGGATCGCGGTCTCTTGTAGGAGCAGCCTTGTGCTGCGAATGGGCTGGCACCAGACGCAAGGTACTCTGCGCCGGAATCACCCCCATCTGCGCCTTCTGGTACTGCCCCTGCACATACCCTTCGGCCTGATCCGCAAAATGCCTGTCGAACGGCACACCACTCTGCCCGACCGGGTTGGTGGTCAGCGCCTGCCCGGCATCGGCAAAGTCGACCAGCCGCCGCGTCGACGGCCCATAGGTCACCGGCCATGGCGCCGGGCCGATCTTCGCCGAGAGGTTGTTCGGCACTTCATGGGTGCCCGGTGCGGCGAACGGGCCGACGTTGAACAGCAGGTTCAGCGGCTTTTTGACCCCCAGCGGGTGGTTGTGGGTCAGGGTATGGGCCTTGCCCCACTGCCAACTGGCCGGGTCGTTGCCCAGGGTTTCCCGCAGGTGCTTCAAGCTGTTCTGCCACGCCATCCGCACCACGGCGTTACGGTCGGTGCGCTGGTTGGCTCCGCGGGTGTTCCACCACGGTGAATCGGCATCCGCCGCCAGGCGCGGCAGGGCTGCGTCGATGGCGCGGGTGCTGATCAGCACCGGGAACCAGGTGTCGCCCAGCTCGTCATGCAAGGCCGCGAATGCCAGCTCGTAGAGGAACTGGTTGAACAGCGTGGCACTGGTCGAGTCGAGCGGGTAGTCGCCGCTCCAGGCTGCCAGTTGCTCGACCAGCTCCTTCTCTTCGTCACCTTCGGCCACTGCGCGCAGCGTTGCCAGCAGTGGTGCAAGGGTGCGCGGACCATAGTCACTGCCAGTGTCCAACTGCAGCGCCTGGCTATTTTGGGTATCCCACTTCACGTCGGGGTTGGCCAAGTGGCGATCGAGCTGGCGGCCTCGGTCCGGCAGGTTGTAGTAACCGGGTATCGGCACTGCTGCTGGAGGCTGGTAGTTGGCCGAGACAATGTAGCCGCGTGCCGGGTTCTCCTGCTGGGGGTTGACGCTGAAGGGGTAGAAGCCGAGCTTGTCCGCCTGCGCACTGGCACCATCGAGGATGAACACGGGGTCGACGCCGTCGGGGCGGATCGGCAACTGCGCCGCCGCCCACCAGCCGATATCGCCACGGGCATTGGCCCAGACCAGGTTCAGCCCTGGCGCATGCACCTTGGCCGCAGCCTCGCGCATCTTGCCCAGGGTATCCGCGCGGTTGAGATGGTAGAAACCGTCGAGGAGCGGGTTTTCGGTTTCTAGGAACGCCCACCACATGGCGATTGGCGTGGGCCCGGCAATGGCACCCAGCACGTCGTTGACGATCGGGCCATGGGGCGAGCGGCGGAGGCTGAGGGTGACCGGTGCTTCGCCTTTGACGGCAATCTGCTGCTCGGTCTTTTCCAGCGCCTGCCATTTGCCATCGACCATCACCTGGTTGGCGTCGGCAGGGTTGGTGCGCTCGGCGATCAGGTCGACGTCGTCATTCTGGAACATGGTCAGGCTCCAGCCGAAGTCGCGGTTGTGGCCGAGCAGGGCGAACGGGTTGAGCGCCTGGAAGTAGCCATACAGGTTGAAGCCCGGCGCCGACAGCTCGGCCTCGTACCACACCGCCGGCACCGCAAAACCGATGTGCGGGTCGCCGGCCAGCAGCGGCCTGCCGCTGCGGGTGCGGCTGCCGGCCACGGCCCAGGCGTTGCTGCCCTCGAATTGCGGGATGCCCGCATCGCCCAGCGCGTCATGGCTGAGGTGGGCGAGGGCCTCCAGGCTTTGCCAGTCGGCAGCAGCTAGCGGTGTACCCAAGGCGCCCTCGGGCTGCCAGGCGAGATCGAAGATGTTCAGGTACTCAGGGCCCAGCTGGTCGCGGATGTAGGTCAGCGCGGGCTCGGTGCGAAACGCGGCGGCGAAGCTGTAGGCCAGGTAGCCGGCGATGCTCAGGGTGTCTTCGGCGCTGAAGGGGCGTGGGGTGATGCCGAGCAGGTCGAACTCCACGGGTTTTGGGTGGCTGGCCTGCCAGCTGTTCACCCCGTCGAGGTAGGCCTGCAGGGCTTGCCAGGCGGGTGACTGGCGGTCCTGACGCTTGGCCATCAGTGCTGCCTGTTCGCGAATGCGCAGGCTGCGGAACAGGGTGTCGGTGGGCAGCAGCTTGTCGCCCAGTACCTCGGCCAGCTCGCCCCGGGCCAGGCGCCGC is a genomic window containing:
- a CDS encoding alpha/beta fold hydrolase — encoded protein: MQRHFIEIDGARMSYIDQGQGFPVLLGHSYLWSAQMWQPQIEALSAHFRVIVPELWGHGGSDAPPATTIDINSLVRQHLTLLDKLEITRCHLVGLSVGGMWGAPLAATHPDRIDRLVLMDTYLGAEPEETRLKYFALLDAASEAGEFSDLLLDIIVPIFFHAGGQTVPEIRKRFRAQLKASSAQTISESLDPMGRIIFGRHDLLEQLEQLPSERTILMCGDQDIPRPPEESNEMARIIGCLAAQIPFAGHISSLENPRVVNEFLLNWLPRNQ
- a CDS encoding penicillin acylase family protein produces the protein MKRSLTLLAVMVAVAAGAGYWYVQGKLPQREGDVAIAGLQAPVNVRYDARGVPHLQAQSEPDLYRALGYVHAQDRLFQMEILRRLARGELAEVLGDKLLPTDTLFRSLRIREQAALMAKRQDRQSPAWQALQAYLDGVNSWQASHPKPVEFDLLGITPRPFSAEDTLSIAGYLAYSFAAAFRTEPALTYIRDQLGPEYLNIFDLAWQPEGALGTPLAAADWQSLEALAHLSHDALGDAGIPQFEGSNAWAVAGSRTRSGRPLLAGDPHIGFAVPAVWYEAELSAPGFNLYGYFQALNPFALLGHNRDFGWSLTMFQNDDVDLIAERTNPADANQVMVDGKWQALEKTEQQIAVKGEAPVTLSLRRSPHGPIVNDVLGAIAGPTPIAMWWAFLETENPLLDGFYHLNRADTLGKMREAAAKVHAPGLNLVWANARGDIGWWAAAQLPIRPDGVDPVFILDGASAQADKLGFYPFSVNPQQENPARGYIVSANYQPPAAVPIPGYYNLPDRGRQLDRHLANPDVKWDTQNSQALQLDTGSDYGPRTLAPLLATLRAVAEGDEEKELVEQLAAWSGDYPLDSTSATLFNQFLYELAFAALHDELGDTWFPVLISTRAIDAALPRLAADADSPWWNTRGANQRTDRNAVVRMAWQNSLKHLRETLGNDPASWQWGKAHTLTHNHPLGVKKPLNLLFNVGPFAAPGTHEVPNNLSAKIGPAPWPVTYGPSTRRLVDFADAGQALTTNPVGQSGVPFDRHFADQAEGYVQGQYQKAQMGVIPAQSTLRLVPAHSQHKAAPTRDRDPL